The Kogia breviceps isolate mKogBre1 chromosome 4, mKogBre1 haplotype 1, whole genome shotgun sequence genome window below encodes:
- the LOC131755362 gene encoding protocadherin beta-8-like has protein sequence MLRFQVLLENPLEFFQAELQVIDINDHAPMFMDRDMLLKISESSPPGTKFPLKNAQDMDVGRNNIENYIISPNSYFRVLTRKRSDGRKYPELVLDKVLDREEEPELRLTLTAQDGGSPPRFGTAQVYIEVVDINDNAPEFEPPFYRVQIAEDSPIGYLIVKVSATDIDIGVNREISYSLFQASEEISKTFEINAMTGEIRLKKQLDFETTQSYEVNIEARDTGSLSGKCTVLTQVMDVNDNAPEVTMSALTRQIPENSPETVVAVFSVSDLDSEDNGKISCYIQDDLPFFLKSSMENFYTLVTERPLDRETRAEYNVTITVTDLGTPRLKTEHNITVLVSDVNDNAPAFTQTSYTLSVRENNSPALHIGSVRATDRDAGANAQVTYSLLPPLDPHVPLASLVSINPDNGHLFALRSLDYEALRAFEFRVGAADRGSPALSSQALVRVLVTDDNDNAPFVLYPLQNASAPCTELVPRAAEAGYLVTKVVAVDGDSGQNAWLSYQLLKATEPGLFGVWAHNGEVRTARLLSERDAAKHRLVVLVKDNGEPPLSASVTLHVLLVDGFSQPYLPAPEAEAVDAAPAAALTVYLVVALASVSSLFLFSVLVFVAVRLCRRGGAASVGRCSVPEGPFPGHLVDVSGTGTLSQSYLYEVCLKGGSGTSDFKFLKPIVTNFQGHSPGPDIEETPNFRKDFGFGIQ, from the coding sequence ATGCTGCGTTTCCAGGTGTTGCTAGAGAATCCCTTAGAGTTTTTTCAAGCTGAGCTACAGGTAATAGACATAAATGATCATGCTCCGATGTTCATGGACAGAGATATGTTGCTAAAAATATCAGAAAGCAGTCCTCCTGGGACTAAGTTTCCTCTGAAGAACGCTCAGGACATGGATGTAGGCCGAAACAATATTGAAAACTATATAATCAGTCCCAACTCCTATTTTCGGGTCCTCACCCGCAAACGCAGCGATGGCAGGAAATATCCGGAACTTGTGCTGGACAAAGTGCTGGATCGGGAGGAGGAACCTGAGCTCAGGTTAACCCTCACTGCTCAGGATGGCGGTTCTCCACCCCGGTTTGGCACCGCTCAGGTCTACATCGAAGTCGTGGACATCAACGATAATGCCCCTGAATTTGAGCCGCCTTTCTATAGGGTGCAGATCGCCGAGGACAGTCCCATAGGCTATCTGATTGTCAAAGTCTCTGCTACGGATATAGACATAGGAGTCAATAGAGAGATTTCCTATTCACTTTTCCAGGCTTCAGAAGAGATTAGCAAAACCTTTGAGATCAACGCCATGACAGGAGAAATTCGACTGAAAAAACAACTTGATTTCGAAACAACTCAGTCTTATGAGGTCAATATCGAGGCCAGAGATACTGGAAGTCTTTCTGGAAAATGTACCGTTCTGACTCAAGTCATGGATGTGAACGACAATGCTCCAGAAGTCACCATGTCTGCACTTACCAGGCAGATCCCTGAGAACTCGCCTGAGACTGTGGTTGCAGTTTTCAGTGTTTCAGATCTTGATTCTGAAGACAATGGGAAAATAAGTTGCTACATTCAGGACGATCTACCTTTTTTCCTTAAATCTTCCATGGAAAACTTTTATACCCTAGTAACAGAGAGACCGCTAGACAGAGAGACCAGAGCAGAATACAACGTCACCATCACCGTCACGGACTTGGGGACACCCAGGCTGAAAACCGAGCACAACATAACCGTGCTGGTGTCCGACGTCAACGACAACGCCCCCGCCTTCACCCAGACCTCCTACACCCTGTCCGTCCGCGAGAACAACAGCCCCGCCCTGCACATCGGCAGCGTCCGCGCCACAGACAGAGACGCGGGCGCCAACGCCCAGGTCACCTACTCGCTGCTGCCACCCCTCGACCCGCACGTGCCCCTGGCCTCCCTGGTGTCCATCAACCCGGACAACGGCCACCTGTTCGCCCTGAGGTCCCTGGACTACGAGGCCCTGCGGGCGTTCGAGTTCCGCGTGGGCGCCGCCGACCGCGGCTCGCCCGCGCTCAGCAGCCAGGCGCTGGTGCGCGTGCTCGTGACGGACGACAACGACAACGCGCCCTTCGTGCTGTACCCGCTGCAGAACGCCTCGGCGCCCTGCACCGAGCTGGTGCCCAGGGCGGCCGAGGCGGGCTACCTGGTGACCAAGGTGGTGGCGGTGGACGGCGACTCGGGCCAGAACGCCTGGCTGTCGTACCAGCTGCTCAAGGCCACGGAGCCCGGGCTGTTCGGCGTGTGGGCGCACAACGGCGAGGTGCGCACGGCCCGGCTGCTGAGCGAGCGCGACGCGGCCAAGCACAGGCTGGTGGTGCTGGTCAAGGACAACGGCGAGCCGCCGCTGTCGGCCAGCGTCACGCTGCACGTGCTGCTGGTAGACGGCTTCTCGCAGCCCTACCTGCCGGCCCCGGAAGCGGAAGCGGTGGACGCGGCCCCGGCCGCCGCGCTCACCGTCTACCTGGTGGTCGCCTTGGCGTCGGTGTCGTCGCTCTTCCTCTTCTCAGTGCTGGTGTTTGTCGCGGTGCGGCTGTgcaggaggggcggggcggcCTCGGTGGGTCGCTGCTCGGTGCCCGAGGGCCCCTTTCCGGGCCACCTGGTGGACGTCAGCGGCACGGGGACCCTGTCCCAGAGCTACCTGTATGAGGTGTGTCTGAAGGGGGGCTCTGGGACCAGCGACTTCAAGTTTCTGAAGCCAATTGTGACCAATTTTCAGGGCCATTCCCCTGGCCCAGATATAGAAGAAACCCCCAACTTTAGGAAAGATTTTGGTTTCGGTATTCAGTGA
- the LOC131755375 gene encoding LOW QUALITY PROTEIN: protocadherin beta-16-like (The sequence of the model RefSeq protein was modified relative to this genomic sequence to represent the inferred CDS: inserted 1 base in 1 codon), with product MEIGWMHNPKQRQVLVFFVLLSMYGASAELGPYSVVEETERGSFVANVGKDLGLGLTEMSTRGARIISQWNKEHLQLKVQTGDLLINDELDREKLCGPSEPCILHFQVLMEKPLEIFQAELRVKDINDHSPVFTEREMILKIPENSPIGIAFPLSNALDLDVGSNNVQNYKISPNSHFRVLTRNRSDGRKYPELVLDKELDWEEEPEISLTLTALDGGSPPRYGTAQVRIEVVDSNDNAPEFKQSLYKVHIPEDSPIGSLVVTVSASDVDSGVYGKISYTFFQPSEDISKTLEVNPMTGEIRLRKKVDFETVLSYEVDIKATDGGGLSGKCTLLLKVVDVNDNPPEVTVSALTTPIPENSPDIVVAVFSVSDPDSGDNGKTISSIQDDLPFLLKPSVKNFYTLVTQKTLDREERAEYNIIITVTDMGTPRLKTQHNITVLVSDVNDNAPAFTQTSYTLSVRENNSPALHIGSVRATDRDAGANAQVTYSLLPPLDAHVPLASLVSINPDNGHLFALRSLDYEALRAFEFRVGAADRGSPALSSQALVRVLVTDDNDNAPFVLYPLQNASAPCTELVPRAAEAGYLVTKVVAVDGDSGQNAWLSYQLLKATEPGLFGVWAHNGEVRTARLLSERDAAKHRLVVLVKDNGEPPLSASVTLHVLLVDGFSQPYLPAPEAEAADAAPAAALTVYLVVALASVSSLFLFSVLVFVAVRLCRRGGAASVGRCSVPEGPFPDHLVDVSGTGTLSQSYQYEVCLTGGSGSNEFKFLKPILPNLPPQCPGKKXEENRIFYNSFGFNIQ from the exons ATGGAGATTGGATGGATGCACAATCCGAAACAAAGGCAAGTcctagttttctttgttttgctgagCATGTATGGGGCGAGCGCCGAGTTGGGGCCCTATTCAGTAgtggaagaaacagagagaggctCCTTTGTGGCAAATGTAGGAAAAGACCTGGGGCTGGGGTTGACAGAGATGTCCACCCGCGGTGCCCGGATCATTTCCCAGTGGAACAAAGAGCATTTGCAGCTCAAGGTTCAGACTGGGGATTTGCTCATAAATGACGAACTAGATCGAGAGAAGCTATGCGGTCCGAGTGAACCTTGCATACTACATTTCCAAGTATTAATGGAAAAACCGTTAGAGATATTTCAGGCAGAACTGAGAGTGAAAGACATAAATGACCATTCCCCCGTGTtcactgaaagagaaatgattCTAAAAATACCGGAAAACAGTCCTATAGGAATTGCATTCCCTCTGAGTAATGCTTTGGACTTGGATGTAGGCAGCAACAATGTTCAGAACTATAAAATCAGCCCCAACTCCCATTTTCGGGTTCTAACCCGAAATCGCAGCGACGGCAGAAAATACCCTGAGCTGGTGTTGGACAAAGAGCTGGATTGGGAGGAGGAGCCTGAAATCTCATTAACCCTGACAGCGCTGGATGGCGGCTCTCCGCCTCGGTATGGAACCGCCCAGGTGCGCATTGAAGTGGTTGACAGTAACGATAATGCCCCTGAGTTTAAGCAGTCGCTCTACAAGGTGCATATTCCTGAAGACAGCCCCATAGGCTCGCTAGTTGTCACTGTCTCTGCCAGCGATGTAGACAGTGGAGTCTATGGAAAAATATCATACACATTCTTTCAGCCTTCAGAAGATATTAGTAAAACCTTGGAGGTAAATCCTATGACAGGCGAAATTCGACTGAGAAAAAAAGTAGATTTTGAAACAGTTCTGTCTTACGAAGTGGACATCAAGGCCACTGATGGGGGAGGTCTTTCAGGAAAATGCACTCTTCTCCTGAAAGTAGTGGATGTGAACGACAATCCTCCAGAAGTGACAGTGTCTGCACTCACCACTCCCATCCCAGAGAACTCCCCTGACATTGTAGTTGCTGTTTTCAGTGTTTCAGATCCTGACTCTGGGGACAATGGGAAAACTATTTCCTCCATCCAGGATGaccttcctttccttctaaaACCTTCAGTCAAGAACTTTTACACCTTAGTAACCCAGAAAACACTAGACAGAGAAGAAAGAGCCGAGTATAACATCATCATCACCGTCACTGACATGGGAACCCCCAGGCTGAAAACCCAGCACAACATAACCGTGCTGGTGTCCGACGTCAACGACAACGCCCCCGCCTTCACCCAGACCTCCTACACCCTGTCCGTCCGCGAGAACAACAGCCCCGCCCTGCACATCGGCAGCGTCCGCGCCACAGACAGAGACGCGGGCGCCAACGCCCAGGTCACCTACTCGCTGCTGCCGCCCCTCGACGCGCACGTGCCCCTGGCCTCCCTGGTGTCCATCAACCCGGACAACGGCCACCTGTTCGCCCTGAGGTCCCTGGACTACGAGGCCCTGCGGGCGTTCGAGTTCCGCGTGGGCGCCGCCGACCGCGGCTCGCCCGCGCTCAGCAGCCAGGCGCTGGTGCGCGTGCTCGTGACGGACGACAACGACAACGCGCCCTTCGTGCTGTACCCGCTGCAGAACGCCTCGGCGCCCTGCACCGAGCTGGTGCCCAGGGCGGCCGAGGCGGGCTACCTGGTGACCAAGGTGGTGGCGGTGGACGGCGACTCGGGCCAGAACGCCTGGCTGTCGTACCAGCTGCTCAAGGCCACGGAGCCCGGGCTGTTCGGCGTGTGGGCGCACAACGGCGAGGTGCGCACGGCCCGGCTGCTGAGCGAGCGCGACGCGGCCAAGCACAGGCTGGTGGTGCTGGTCAAGGACAACGGCGAGCCGCCGCTGTCGGCCAGCGTCACGCTGCACGTGCTGCTGGTGGACGGCTTCTCGCAGCCCTACCTGCCGGCCCCGGAAGCGGAAGCGGCGGACGCGGCTCCGGCCGCCGCGCTCACCGTCTACCTGGTGGTCGCCTTGGCGTCGGTGTCGTCGCTCTTCCTCTTCTCGGTGCTGGTGTTCGTCGCGGTGCGGCTGTgcaggaggggcggggcggcCTCGGTGGGTCGCTGCTCGGTGCCCGAGGGCCCCTTTCCTGACCACCTGGTGGACGTCAGCGGCACGGGGACCCTGTCCCAGAGCTACCAGTACGAGGTGTGTCTGACGGGAGGCTCTGGGAGTAATGAGTTCAAATTCTTGAAGCCGATTCTCCCCAACCTCCCTCCCCAATGCCCTGGGAAGA TAGAGGAAAATCGTATCTTCTACAATAGCTTTGGGTTCAATATTCAGTGA